Proteins from a single region of Ensifer adhaerens:
- the miaA gene encoding tRNA (adenosine(37)-N6)-dimethylallyltransferase MiaA — MDNNLDTESDAILITGPTASGKSALAVELARRHDGVVVNADSMQVYDTLRLLTARPDEQDMGGVEHCLYGHVPAASAYSTGAWLRDAQALVARLRQEGRLPVFVGGTGLYFKALTGGLSDMPEIPAAIRERLRERLKADGPEALHRALEAKDPETAATLNVGDGQRIVRALEVVEATGKPIRFFQKQNGPMIVDPDRAEKYVVLPERKLLHDRINRRFELMLSGGAIDEVRTLLSLELSPEMPLMKAIGVSQIAALLRGELDEAEVIEMGAAATRQYAKRQMTWFRNQLDESWQRIERADEVL; from the coding sequence ATGGACAACAACCTTGATACCGAGAGCGACGCGATCCTGATAACCGGGCCGACCGCCAGCGGCAAGTCTGCGCTTGCGGTCGAACTGGCGCGTCGGCATGACGGCGTGGTCGTCAATGCCGACAGCATGCAGGTCTATGACACGCTGCGGCTGCTGACGGCGCGGCCGGATGAACAGGATATGGGGGGCGTGGAGCACTGTCTCTACGGCCACGTGCCGGCGGCATCAGCCTATTCTACGGGCGCCTGGCTGCGCGATGCGCAAGCGCTTGTTGCGAGGCTCAGGCAGGAAGGCCGGCTGCCGGTCTTCGTCGGCGGCACCGGGCTCTATTTCAAGGCGTTGACCGGTGGTCTCTCGGACATGCCCGAAATCCCGGCCGCGATCCGCGAGCGGCTGCGCGAACGGCTGAAGGCGGATGGGCCCGAAGCCCTGCATCGCGCGCTCGAGGCCAAGGATCCGGAGACGGCCGCGACCTTGAACGTCGGCGACGGCCAGCGGATCGTCCGGGCGCTCGAGGTGGTGGAGGCGACCGGCAAGCCGATCCGCTTCTTCCAAAAGCAGAACGGCCCGATGATCGTCGATCCGGACCGGGCGGAAAAATACGTGGTGCTGCCGGAGCGCAAACTTCTGCACGACCGCATCAATCGCCGGTTCGAATTGATGCTTTCAGGTGGCGCGATCGACGAAGTGCGCACGCTGCTTTCGCTCGAGCTTTCGCCGGAAATGCCCCTCATGAAGGCGATCGGCGTCAGCCAGATTGCGGCTCTTCTCAGGGGCGAACTCGACGAGGCCGAGGTGATCGAAATGGGCGCTGCGGCAACGCGGCAATATGCCAAGCGCCAGATGACCTGGTTTCGCAACCAACTCGACGAGAGCTGGCAGCGCATCGAGCGCGCCGACGAAGTGCTCTGA
- the serB gene encoding phosphoserine phosphatase SerB: MALVATLIANPSNPVLTPALAEAAADAVKASGLYWLADGVACDIALTDGTDPDAAEALLRGVIGSAPVDVAVQDAESRRKRLLIADMDSTMIGQECIDELAAEVGLKDKVAAITARAMNGEIAFEPALIERVGLLKGLPLGVVDEVIARRITLTPGGRTLIATMKSKGHYTALVSGGFTVFTGPIAEMLGFDENRANTLIAEAGILTGEVADPILGKQAKVDALIDIAGRLGISTDEALAVGDGANDLGMIQLAGTGVALHAKPVVAEQAKVRIDHGDLTALLYLQGYRKTDFVG, encoded by the coding sequence ATGGCTCTCGTTGCCACGCTTATCGCCAATCCGTCAAATCCTGTTCTGACGCCAGCACTCGCGGAAGCCGCCGCTGACGCCGTCAAGGCGTCCGGCCTCTACTGGCTGGCAGATGGTGTTGCCTGCGACATCGCCTTGACGGACGGCACGGACCCGGATGCGGCGGAAGCGCTGCTGCGCGGTGTAATCGGCAGTGCGCCGGTCGATGTCGCCGTGCAGGACGCCGAAAGCCGCCGCAAGCGGCTTTTGATCGCCGACATGGATTCGACCATGATCGGCCAGGAATGCATCGATGAACTGGCCGCCGAAGTCGGCCTCAAGGACAAGGTGGCGGCCATCACGGCGCGCGCCATGAACGGCGAGATCGCCTTCGAGCCGGCGCTGATCGAGCGCGTCGGACTTCTGAAGGGCCTGCCGCTCGGCGTCGTCGACGAAGTGATCGCCAGGCGCATCACGCTTACACCTGGCGGGCGCACGCTGATCGCGACCATGAAGAGCAAGGGGCACTACACCGCGCTCGTTTCCGGCGGTTTCACCGTATTCACCGGACCGATTGCCGAAATGCTCGGCTTCGACGAGAACCGCGCCAACACGCTGATCGCCGAAGCGGGCATCCTCACCGGCGAGGTCGCCGATCCCATTCTCGGCAAGCAGGCCAAAGTCGATGCCCTCATCGACATTGCCGGCCGCCTCGGCATCTCGACGGACGAAGCCCTTGCCGTCGGCGATGGGGCCAACGATCTCGGCATGATCCAGCTTGCCGGCACCGGTGTCGCGCTTCATGCCAAGCCCGTGGTCGCCGAACAGGCCAAGGTTCGCATCGACCACGGCGACTTGACCGCCCTCCTCTATCTCCAGGGCTATCGCAAGACGGATTTCGTCGGATGA
- a CDS encoding GNAT family N-acetyltransferase has product MIISETERLRIRTWKESDRDLFHEINSDPEVMEFFPFRRSRAEADALFDRVGRGIAETGLGFFAIALKADDQPIGFCGLALTDLEPHFPNGTVEIGWRLATPYWGQGYVTETAFDLLRYGFEQKGLSEIVSFAVAANARSTAVMQRLGMRRDPSRDFNHPRVPADHPKLIRHVLYAISAEEWRQQRAAAAK; this is encoded by the coding sequence ATGATCATCTCCGAGACCGAGCGGCTGCGTATCCGGACCTGGAAGGAGAGCGATCGCGATCTTTTTCACGAGATCAACAGCGATCCCGAGGTCATGGAATTCTTTCCCTTCCGCCGCAGCCGCGCGGAAGCCGACGCGCTGTTCGATCGTGTCGGCCGCGGCATCGCCGAGACCGGTCTCGGTTTCTTCGCGATCGCGCTGAAGGCCGACGATCAGCCGATCGGTTTCTGCGGCCTCGCCTTGACCGACCTGGAGCCGCATTTTCCCAACGGCACGGTCGAGATCGGCTGGAGGCTCGCCACACCCTACTGGGGCCAGGGCTATGTCACGGAAACGGCCTTCGATCTGCTGCGCTACGGTTTTGAGCAAAAAGGTCTGAGCGAGATCGTCTCCTTTGCCGTCGCCGCCAATGCCCGCTCGACCGCGGTCATGCAGCGGCTCGGCATGCGCCGCGACCCGAGCCGCGACTTCAACCACCCCCGCGTGCCCGCCGACCATCCGAAGCTTATCCGCCATGTGCTTTATGCGATCAGCGCCGAGGAATGGCGGCAGCAGCGCGCGGCGGCGGCGAAGTAA